In a single window of the Cydia strobilella chromosome 13, ilCydStro3.1, whole genome shotgun sequence genome:
- the LOC134746395 gene encoding uncharacterized protein LOC134746395, which produces MLEELRQFGLDRHDFPTLLGNVSTLLRMLTLNIDSRNTKRISFIFYLLMLVSLSCNFYAFIISVIWYVFFRDVEEELLQKIIAFAQMVTSTGSVTNFLHMYLNKNKLKRIVDAYILCDSNVEPYSRMSRNIEVTLKSVKKRAIIFFIFVVSQIGVYLTIRPLVVDRSSMKDYSILWGLDPMVETPNFEISVFVITMTVPVIVFAPVNIIILLIVIAGYSEAHMLALSEELLYLWEDAVIDYQMQPSKMELNNIISIDEFVKRRLENIIKSHAQSIQMFQMVDYVFRNGIAIQFIFFSISLVACLLGGLNNTYAQIPFILMLVGMNCITGQNLLDASCTFEAAVYRCKWEKFDSSNRKSVLLMLRSAQKNMMLSARGVAFLTYASFTYIIKGIYSMYAAFQ; this is translated from the exons GGGAATGTATCCACGCTGCTGCGTATGTTGACGCTGAACATCGACAGCCGGAATACCAAAC GAATATCATTTATCTTCTACTTGTTGATGCTGGTATCTCTATCCTGCAACTTCTACGCGTTCATAATATCTGTTATCTGGTATGTCTTCTTTCGGGACGTAGAAGAAGAACTGTTGCAGAAAATCATAGCATTCGCTCAAATGGTTACCAGTACGGGGTCCGTCACCAACTTTTTGCACATGTATTTGAATAA aaataaactaaaaagaATTGTAGATGCGTATATTCTCTGCGACTCTAACGTTGAGCCCTACAGCAGGATGTCCAGAAATATCGAAGTGACCTTGAAGTCAGTCAAAAAAAGggcaataattttttttatcttcgtCGTGAGCCAAATTGGAGTTTACCTTACGATTCGACCCCTAGTTGTTGACAGAAGTTCTATGAAAGATTATTCAATTTTGTGGG GTCTTGATCCAATGGTCGAAACACCTAACTTCGAAATTTCAGTTTTTGTTATAACGATGACCGTGCCGGTAATTGTATTTGCACCCGTCAACATTATAATCCTTCTCATAGTCATCGCCGGCTACTCCGAAGCTCACATGTTAGCCCTCAGCGAGGAGCTGCTGTATCTATGGGAAGACGCAGTAATCGACTATCAGATGCAGCCCTCAAAAATggaattaaataacattatctcCATCGACGAGTTTGTAAAACGACGTTtagaaaacataattaaatcTCACGCGCAAAGTATACAAATGTTCCAGATGGTTGACTACGTGTTTAGAAATGGAATTGCTATTCAATTCATATTCTTTTCTATATCTCTCGTAGCTTGTCTGTTGGGAGGCTTAAATAACACATATGCGCAAATCCCTTTTATTTTAATGCTGGTAGGCATGAACTGTATCACGGGTCAAAATCTGTTGGACGCAAGCTGCACTTTCGAAGCTGCTGTTTATCGTTGCAAATGGGAAAAGTTTGACAGTAGTAACAGGAAATCAGTGCTGTTGATGCTGCGAAGCGCGCAGAAAAATATGATGTTGTCAGCGAGGGGAGTGGCTTTCTTGACCTACGCGAGTTTTACTTACATTATCAAGGGTATCTACTCCATGTATGCTGCGTTTCAGTAA
- the LOC134746928 gene encoding uncharacterized protein LOC134746928 — MSAGRFYRHSTLNYLIRRALSTAGLPATLEPSGLSAADGKRPDGCTLVLWSLGRPLAWDATCVDTLAPSHVEGSARKPGTATDQAQTLKRRKYAFLTNEHDFAALAVETLGPWSTYTKKFVKEVGRKFAMLEELRQFGLDRHDFPTLLDNVSTLLRMLTLNIDSRNTKRISFIFYVLMLVSLSCYFYALIISIIRFIFFRDVEEQLLKKSIAFCQLVISTVSLAIFLYMYWNKNKLKRIIDAYILCDSKVEPNSRMSRNMKVTLKSVKKRAFFFWIFVVSEAVVYLMVRPLVVERSSMKDYQLLWGLDPMVETPNFEISVFVITMTVPVIVFVPINTIVLLIVIAGYSEAHMLALSEELLCLWEDAVIDYQMQPPIKESNHIISIDEFVKRRLENIIKSHAQSIHMFQLVEDVFRNGIAIQFILFSIALVSCLMAGLQNTYAQIPFILMIIGMNCFTGQNLMDASCTFEAAVYRCKWEKFDRNNMKSVLLILRIAQKNMKLSARGVVFLTYASFTYIVKSIYSMYTAFK; from the exons ATGAGCGCTGGTCGTTTCTACAGGCATTCTACCCTGAATTATTTAATCCGCCGCGCCCTCAGCACCGCCGGTCTTCCCGCGACATTGGAGCCGTCGGGCCTCTCGGCGGCTGACGGCAAGAGACCTGACGGCTGCACTCTCGTGCTATGGAGCCTGGGTCGCCCCTTGGCGTGGGACGCTACCTGCGTCGACACGCTGGCCCCGTCCCACGTGGAGGGGTCTGCTCGGAAGCCGGGGACGGCCACGGACCAGGCACAGACACTgaagcgccgcaaatatgcgTTCTTAACGAACGAACACGATTTTGCGGCGCTTGCAGTGGAAACGTTGGGTCCGTGGTCAACCTACACTAAAAAGTTTGTTAAAGAGGTAGGTCG CAAGTTTGCAATGTTGGAAGAGCTGCGGCAGTTTGGGTTGGACCGCCATGACTTTCCGACGCTTTTGGATAATGTATCCACGCTGCTGCGTATGTTGACGCTGAACATCGACAGCCGGAATACCAAAC GAATATCATTTATCTTCTACGTGTTGATGCTGGTATCTCTATCCTGCTACTTCTACGCTTTAATAATATCTATTATACGGTTTATCTTCTTTCGGGATGTAGAAGAACAATTGTTGAAGAAAAGCATAGCATTCTGTCAACTGGTTATCAGTACGGTGTCCCTCGCCATCTTTTTGTACATGTATTGGAATAA aaataaactaaaaagaATTATAGACGCGTATATTCTCTGCGACTCTAAAGTAGAACCCAACAGCAGGATGTCCAGAAACATGAAAGTGACCTTAAAGTCAGTCAAAAAAAGGGCATTCTTTTTTTGGATCTTCGTCGTGAGCGAAGCTGTAGTTTACCTTATGGTTCGACCCCTGGTTGTTGAGAGAAGTTCTATGAAGGATTATCAACTTTTATGGG GTCTTGATCCAATGGTCGAAACACCTAACTTCGAAATTTCAGTTTTTGTCATAACGATGACCGTGCCGGTAATTGTATTTGTACCCATCAACACTATAGTCCTTCTCATAGTCATCGCCGGCTACTCCGAAGCCCACATGTTAGCCCTCAGCGAGGAGCTGCTGTGTCTATGGGAAGACGCCGTAATCGACTATCAGATGCAGCCCCCAATAAAGGAATCAAATCACATTATCTCCATCGACGAGTTTGTAAAACGACGTTtagaaaacataattaaatcTCACGCGCAAAGTATCCATATGTTCCAGCTGGTTGAAGACGTGTTTAGAAATGGAATTGCTATTCAattcatattattttcaatagCTCTCGTATCTTGTCTGATGGCAGGCTTACAGAACACATATGCGCAAATcccttttattttaatgattataGGCATGAACTGTTTCACCGGTCAGAATCTGATGGACGCAAGCTGCACTTTCGAAGCTGCTGTCTATCGTTGCAAATGGGAAAAGTTTGACAGGAATAACATGAAATCTGTGCTGTTGATCCTGCGAATCGCGCAGAAAAATATGAAGTTGTCAGCGAGGGGAGTGGTTTTCTTGACCTACGCGAGTTTCACTTACAttgtcaaaagtatctactctATGTATACTGCGTTTAAGtga